From the Natrarchaeobaculum aegyptiacum genome, one window contains:
- a CDS encoding argininosuccinate synthase gives MTRVALAFSGGLDTTVCVPLLEEEYGYDEVIGVTVDVGQPASEFDEAEETAEALDLEHYVVDAKDEFAQLCLESVRANATYQGYPLGTALARPVIAEAILEVAEQQGCTGIAHGCTGKGNDQLRFEAVWRDSDLEVIAPVRELGLTREWEQEYAAEKDLPVEGGSGGDWSIDTNLWSRSVEGDDLEDPGYIPPEEIYEWTQAPTGESQEIEITFEEGYPVAVDGVAYEPVELIQHLNEVAGPYGVGRTDSMEDRMLGLKVRENYEHPAATTLLNAHEALEGLVLTQEEREFKQLIDQKWSKKGYEGLVDAPLVGALEGFIAETQQRVTGTVTIRFEGGQARAVARESDFAAYSAEHASFDTETVGKITQEDATGVAKYHGFQRRLANEAIEANAATDDEE, from the coding sequence ATGACACGCGTGGCACTTGCGTTCTCGGGCGGCCTGGACACGACTGTCTGTGTCCCGCTGCTCGAAGAAGAGTACGGATACGACGAGGTCATCGGCGTCACGGTCGACGTCGGCCAGCCGGCCTCGGAGTTCGACGAGGCTGAAGAGACCGCCGAAGCGCTCGATTTAGAGCACTACGTCGTCGACGCAAAAGACGAGTTCGCACAGCTGTGTCTCGAGAGCGTTCGTGCGAACGCGACCTACCAGGGCTACCCACTGGGAACCGCACTCGCGCGACCCGTGATCGCCGAAGCGATCCTCGAGGTCGCCGAGCAGCAGGGCTGTACCGGCATCGCCCACGGCTGCACCGGGAAGGGTAACGACCAGCTCCGGTTCGAGGCCGTCTGGCGCGACTCCGATCTCGAAGTCATCGCCCCCGTGCGCGAACTGGGCCTGACCCGCGAGTGGGAGCAGGAGTACGCCGCCGAGAAGGATCTACCCGTCGAGGGTGGCAGCGGCGGCGACTGGTCGATCGACACCAACCTCTGGAGCCGCTCGGTCGAGGGCGACGACCTCGAAGACCCGGGGTACATTCCGCCCGAGGAGATCTACGAGTGGACCCAGGCCCCGACCGGCGAGAGCCAGGAGATCGAGATTACCTTCGAGGAGGGCTACCCCGTCGCCGTCGACGGGGTCGCGTACGAGCCCGTCGAGTTGATCCAGCACCTGAACGAGGTCGCCGGGCCGTACGGCGTCGGCCGCACGGACTCGATGGAAGACCGCATGCTCGGCCTGAAAGTTCGCGAGAACTACGAACACCCCGCCGCGACGACGCTGCTGAACGCCCACGAGGCCCTCGAGGGGCTCGTCCTCACCCAGGAAGAGCGTGAATTCAAGCAGCTGATCGACCAGAAGTGGTCGAAGAAAGGCTACGAGGGCCTCGTCGACGCGCCGCTGGTCGGCGCGCTCGAGGGCTTCATCGCCGAGACCCAGCAGCGCGTGACCGGGACCGTGACGATCCGCTTCGAAGGCGGGCAGGCCCGTGCGGTCGCACGCGAGAGCGACTTCGCGGCCTACTCGGCCGAGCACGCCTCCTTCGACACCGAGACGGTCGGCAAGATCACTCAGGAGGACGCCACCGGCGTCGCGAAGTACCACGGCTTCCAGCGTCGTCTCGCGAACGAGGCGATCGAAGCGAACGCGGCCACCGACGACGAGGAGTGA